A genomic region of Cotesia glomerata isolate CgM1 linkage group LG9, MPM_Cglom_v2.3, whole genome shotgun sequence contains the following coding sequences:
- the LOC123271391 gene encoding retinol-binding protein pinta-like yields the protein MTLLPPTPEQQKRINQEIPPDPEIRRKDVQALREWLMKQPHLPKHMDNDRLEKFLFGCKNSIERCKMILERYFTARTALPEFFLQRDPMSRDVQECCKVIEYFVLPSLTDEGHRVTVLRLKDKDINKFSVQAITRRILMVMDTRLTEEACLSNQMVFDLEGFTAAHIAKCSPTQALVRKAMLAAQDSMPLRLHRVYFLNAPTFIHNLLNIFYPLLKPKLVEKFRIHTGGGEELWPYMNKEILPKEWGGNAGTFQQLNDAWKKKIEKYRDWFKEEESLSKTDEKVRMPTSSSSFTRELSGIQGSFRQLNID from the exons atgaCTTTACTACCACCGACACCGGAACaacaaaaaagaataaatCAAGAAATACCGCCTGATCCTGAAATTAGGCGCAAAGATGTCCAAGCACTGCGTGAGTGGTTGATGAAGCAGCCTCATTTACCAAAACATAtgg ACAATGATAGgctggaaaaatttttgttcggTTGTAAAAACAGTATCGAGCGTTGCAAGATGATTTTAGAGAGATATTTCACAGCGAGAACCGCGCTTCCGGAATTTTTCTTGCAAAGAGACCCGATGTCACGTGATGTGCAAGAATGCTGCAAAGTCAT CGAATACTTTGTGTTACCATCGCTAACAGATGAAGGCCATCGTGTGACAGTATTGCGCTTGAAAGACAAGGATATCAATAAGTTTTCCGTCCAAGCGATTACAAGGCGTATACTTATGGTAATGGATACAAGATTAACAGAGGAAGCTTGTCTTTCAAATCAGATGGTTTTTGATCTTGAG GGATTTACGGCAGCACATATCGCTAAATGTAGTCCTACACAAGCGCTAGTAAGAAAAGCAATGCTCGCTGCCCAAGACAGTATGCCATTGCGTTTGCACAGAGTTTACTTCTTAAACGCTCCGACGTTCATTCATAATCTTCTCAATATTTTCTACCCTCTACTCAAGCCGAAATTAGTTGAAAAG TTCCGTATACATACGGGAGGCGGTGAAGAACTTTGGCCTTATATGAACAAAGAAATTTTGCCCAAAGAATGGGGAGGTAACGCGGGAACATTTCAACAATTGAACG acGCGTGGAAAAAAAAGATCGAAAAATACCGAGATTGGTTCAAAGAAGAAGAATCATTGAGCAAAACTGATGAAAAAGTGAGGATGCCAACTTCTTCTTCGTCTTTCACACGTGAGCTTAGTGGAATTCAAGGTTCATTTCGGCAGCTTAATATTGATTGA